The genomic DNA CGTCCGCGCGGTCGACCGCAGCGAGGACGGGGTCCACGGCGAGCGGGACCTGCGTGCTCACCATCCAGACCCCGGCGGCGACGAGGGCGATGCCGAGCGCGCCGGCCAGCCGCCACGGTCGCTGCGTGTAGCCGGCCTCGTGGGTGATGCCGGCGACGCTCGCGACGAACAGCACCAGCCCGCCCACCGCGAGCGGGTAGACCCCCATGAAGACGCCGACCTCGGAGACGGTCAGCCCGAGCGCGACGACGAGCGGCCACGCGCTCACCCGTGTCGGCCCGTCCTCGGCCGTTGGAGCCCGTTCCGGCGTGGGACGCGGCTCCGGTGCGTCGGCCGTGGACCGGGACTCCACGTCGTCCGACGAACTCTGGTCCATACCCGATGGAGGGACGCGGCGCTCAAATGGGCGTCGGTAGCGGTCGAGGAATCGAGACGCGTCCGGCCGGAGCGTCCTCACCCGAGGACGATGGCGCCCGCGTACAGCACGACGACGAGGAAGATCCAGACGGCGTCGACGAAGTGCCAGTACATCGAGACCGTCGAGACGGAGGTGTCCCGCTCCGCGTCGTACTGGCCGTACAGCGCACGGACGAAGACGATACCGAGCAGGACCGCTCCCAGCGAGACGTGGAGGCCGTGCAGGCCGGTCAGCCCGTAGAACGCGGACGCGTACGCCCCGCCGAAGATGGTGAAGTTCTCGTGGACGATGAACTCGTAGTACTCGTAGATCTGCCCGCCGATGAAGATGACCCCGAGCAGGAGCGTCACGCCGAGCAGACGGATGAACTGCTGTCGCTTGCCCTTGTGGAGCGCGACGTGAGCGTAGTGGAGCGTCACCGAGGAGATGACCAGGATGATGGTGTTGATGATGACCAGGCTCCCCAGGATGTTCCCGCTCTCGACCAGGTGGGGGAGGTTCTCCCAGGCCGACGTGCGGATGAAGAAGTAGTAGACGAAGCCGGCCCCGAAGGTCGCGACCTCGCTCCCGAGGAACAGCACCATCGCGAACCGCAAGCCGCGACTGTGTCCCTCGCCCTCCCAGTAGGCCTTGACGAAGGCGTGGTAGACCCAGCCGTAGAGGCCGGCGAGGAACAGGAACGCGCTCGCGACGAAGAACGCGGGTCCGACGGCGATGCCCACGAGGTCGGTCCGGGTGGCGATGACGTACAGCGATGCGCCGATGTAGAAGCCCGCCGCGCCGAGCGCGGTGACGAACGGCCACCAGGAGGCCTCCCCGAACCCCTTGGGCCAGTCCTCCACCGCCGGGAGGTGATGACCGTGGCCCCCGTCGTGGCCGTGGTCGTCCGCTTCTTCGATTGCCATACCGGTACGTGACAGTTGGACTCACAAAAACGCATCCATCCGCCCGCCTGCGGTCCCCGGCGGATGTCGGACTGGGCCCCCGGGCGCGTGTCGGAAGGCACACGTGACGCACGGCCCAACACCAGTCAGATGCGACACGTCCGACTCCGAACGGCCGGCGGGGCGTTGCTCGCGGTGA from Haloglomus litoreum includes the following:
- a CDS encoding DUF7541 family protein yields the protein MDQSSSDDVESRSTADAPEPRPTPERAPTAEDGPTRVSAWPLVVALGLTVSEVGVFMGVYPLAVGGLVLFVASVAGITHEAGYTQRPWRLAGALGIALVAAGVWMVSTQVPLAVDPVLAAVDRADGIVLRGFSVVGAGLVAAVGAAVVSMLGDDDPDTFPA
- a CDS encoding cytochrome c oxidase subunit 3, which gives rise to MAIEEADDHGHDGGHGHHLPAVEDWPKGFGEASWWPFVTALGAAGFYIGASLYVIATRTDLVGIAVGPAFFVASAFLFLAGLYGWVYHAFVKAYWEGEGHSRGLRFAMVLFLGSEVATFGAGFVYYFFIRTSAWENLPHLVESGNILGSLVIINTIILVISSVTLHYAHVALHKGKRQQFIRLLGVTLLLGVIFIGGQIYEYYEFIVHENFTIFGGAYASAFYGLTGLHGLHVSLGAVLLGIVFVRALYGQYDAERDTSVSTVSMYWHFVDAVWIFLVVVLYAGAIVLG